The Marispirochaeta aestuarii genome contains the following window.
TACACGGATTAACAAATTCACCGTACTGCGTTCTCCCCACGTAAACAAGAAGGCGAGGGAGCAGTTCGAAATGCGTACGCACAAGCGACTGATTGATATTCTGGATCCGACGTCCAAGGTGATGGACGCCCTTATGAAGTTAGAGTTGCCCGCCGGAGTTGATGTAGAAATCAAGCAGTAGGCTTTAGCGGCAATAATACGTCTGTCTGCCGTACATGCACACAGACCAATTTTATTGATCGAGGTTTTATACCATGTTGGGATTGTTGGGAAAAAAGCTTGGGATGACCCAGGTGTTCGATGAGAGGGGTGTTCTTACCCCCGTTACCGTAATAGAAATTGTAGAAAATACCATATTGAATAACAGAACCGAAGAAAAGGACGGATATACCGCAGCGGTTCTGGGCGCCTTTGAGCAGAAGGAATCCAGGCTGTCGAAACCGGTTCTTGGACAGTTCAATAAGAGCGGATCTTCTCCGAAAAGGATTGTTCAGGAAGTCCGGGATCCTGATTTTGAAGGCGAACCGGGAACTTCCCTGGGTATCGATCTTTTCGAAGGGATCCGGTTTGTTGATGTTATCGGCGATTCGAAAGGAAAGGGCTATCAGGGAGTTATGAAGCGCCACGGTTTCAAGGGTGGTAGAGCTACCCATGGTTCCAAGTTTCACAGAGGCTTGGGAAGTACCGGTATGGCAGCGACTCCTTCGCGGGTGCTGAAGGGCAAGAAGATGCCCGGACGGATGGGGAATGAACGGGTGACTGTTCAGAATCTCCTGGTTGTAAAGATCGATCCTGAGAAAAACGCCCTGCTGGTGAAAGGAGCTGTCCCTGGCCCCAAGAACGGCGTTGTGTTTGTTCGGAAAGCCAAGAAGCGATAGCGACCGATTTAGCAGGATTATTAGAATAGAGGCGATCAATGGAAAAGAAGGTTTTGTCTACGGACGGAAAAGA
Protein-coding sequences here:
- the rpsJ gene encoding 30S ribosomal protein S10, translating into MAKNRIRVRLRGFDVELVDQSAKSIVQTVGKAGARVAGPIPLPTRINKFTVLRSPHVNKKAREQFEMRTHKRLIDILDPTSKVMDALMKLELPAGVDVEIKQ
- the rplC gene encoding 50S ribosomal protein L3 is translated as MLGLLGKKLGMTQVFDERGVLTPVTVIEIVENTILNNRTEEKDGYTAAVLGAFEQKESRLSKPVLGQFNKSGSSPKRIVQEVRDPDFEGEPGTSLGIDLFEGIRFVDVIGDSKGKGYQGVMKRHGFKGGRATHGSKFHRGLGSTGMAATPSRVLKGKKMPGRMGNERVTVQNLLVVKIDPEKNALLVKGAVPGPKNGVVFVRKAKKR